In Zingiber officinale cultivar Zhangliang chromosome 1A, Zo_v1.1, whole genome shotgun sequence, a genomic segment contains:
- the LOC122016178 gene encoding mini-chromosome maintenance complex-binding protein-like, which yields MVGLPYDFLTNPLGAVRQTFEKSVASSPTDVDPAAIFRGKDWGAVDLFHDFLFVKGGLAQVPSIDASSMRWLQPNTLVRFRGMVQDMLGNELYVGAFKDGSSWRTNKFSDFCPIQLPPACETQLWERQLFHCVPVPGQNSWVTETKSIPSTQNVSSSASQHEGKRGRGSEDEDMNLNEESDNGDLISSPNAKKQKEHENTCSSSCLSDDLMDHGNDSGLGSGDSNNPTCLVKIYDLPESHLKLNDVFEFIGIYTFDPVLAVHKDDSDDPMFELFEDPTVDLPPSKVPRLHCLICRKLDTQDFLSNSLVFESLSTVVRGIRESLLSHLTAILGNDELAAQYLLLHFLSRVRAQVEVMSVGKLSLNLTGFTKESASIFGHQLTGVIQKLLPFTQDITLTLDYLNTATLQPRRNNKTGRLVAGVLQLAQGTHLTINETCMQSGTLSSNGIENARLLKNLLELQKVEYDFEYYKLEMAADVQLLILSEAKSSILPADLVLPFSPGSVPATNATSEDLQAWRWYLATMRSLPCSIEPEMNLTLQDEMVASMQEDKSLGCAELNRWLTMTELISASFGEKNLSLEHWQMIKELERLRKDRLKEKAR from the exons ATGGTGGGTTTGCCGTATGATTTCCTCACTAATCCCCTCGGAGCCGTGCGTCAGACGTTCGAGAAGTCGGTGGCGTCGTCGCCAACCGATGTCGACCCGGCAGCGATCTTCCGAGGCAAAGATTGGGGCGCCGTCGATCTCTTCCATGATTTCCTCTTCGTGAAGGGTGGCCTCGCGCAG GTTCCTAGTATTGATGCATCGTCCATGCGTTGGCTTCAACCCAACACGCTGGTACGCTTCAGGGGAATGGTACAAGATATGCTTGGCAATGAGCTATATGTTGGAGCTTTCAAG GATGGATCATCGTGGAGGACGAACAAATTTTCTGACTTTTGTCCTATTCAGCTGCCACCTGCATGTGAAACACAACTTTGGGAAAGACAACTTTTTCACTGCGTTCCA GTTCCAGGACAGAATTCATGGGTAACCGAGACTAAGTCCATTCCAAGTACTCAAAATGTGTCTAGTTCCGCATCCCAACATGAAGGAAAACGTGGAAGGGGTTCAGAGGATGAAGATATGAACTTAAATGAG GAATCTGATAATGGGGATTTGATTTCTTCTCCAAACGCAAAGAAGCAG AAGGAACATGAAAATACATGCAGCTCATCTTGTTTATCAGATGATTTGATGGATCATGGTAATGATTCAGGGCTTGGAAGTGGTGATTCAAATAATCCTACATGCTTAGTGAAG ATCTATGATTTGCCAGAAAGTCATTTAAAGTTGAATGATGTCTTTGAGTTTATCGGTATTTACACATTTGATCCAGTCCTAGCTGTTCATAAGGATGATTCTGATGACCCAATGTTTGAGCTCTTCGAGGACCCGACAGTTGATCTACCTCCTAGCAAG GTACCACGACTTCATTGTTTAATTTGTCGAAAGTTGGATACTCAAGATTTCCTTTCCAATTCCCTagtttttgag TCTTTATCTACTGTTGTCAGAGGAATACGGGAGTCCTTACTTTCTCATCTTACTGCAATCCTTGGCAACGATGAATTGGCAGCACAATACCTGCTTTTGCATTTTCTTTCAAGA GTACGAGCTCAGGTTGAAGTGATGTCCGTGGGCAAGTTATCATTAAACCTCACTGGTTTCACCAAGGAAAGTGCATCGATTTTTGGTCACCAACTTACTGGAGTGATCCAGAAACTCTTGCCTTTCACCCAAGATATTACTCTCACGTTAGATTACCTGAACACTGCAACACTTCAACCCCGGAGGAACAATAAGACAGGAAG ATTGGTTGCTGGAGTTCTGCAATTAGCACAAGGTACCCACCTGACGATCAATGAGACCTGTATGCAGAGTGGAACACTCAGTTCTAATGGCATTGAGAATGCTAGATTGCTTAAGAATTTACTAGAATTACAAAAG GTCGAGTATGACTTTGAGTATTACAAGTTGGAGATGGCTGCTGATGTCCAACTACTTATCCTCTCAGAGGCCAAATCTAGCATTCTTCCAGCAGATTTGGTGTTACCTTTTTCTCCAGGGTCTGTTCCTGCCACAAATGCAACCAGTGAAGACTTGCAAGCTTGGAGGTGGTACTTGGCCACTATGAGGTCTCTCCCTTGCTCCATTGAACCTGAAATGAATCTG ACGCTGCAAGATGAAATGGTTGCTTCCATGCAAGAAGACAAAAGCTTGGGATGTGCTGAATTGAACAG ATGGTTGACGATGACTGAGTTAATTTCTGCAAGTTTTGGCGAAAAGAACTTAAGTTTGGAGCATTGGCAAATGATAAAGGAGTTGGAAAGACTTAGGAAGGATAGGCTCAAAGAAAAAGCTCGTTGA
- the LOC122016185 gene encoding CBL-interacting protein kinase 29-like: MAEHVAGAPPPAKIIFGTYELGRLLGRGASAKVYHARHLPSGQSVAIKVFPKPRRTAAASASDSFIREISALRHLRHRHIVRLREVLASRSTVYLVLDFAKGGQLFSRVEDRGRLPEDLSRRLFRQLISAVAYSHSRGVFHRDLKPENLLLDDAGDLKVSDFGFAALRPSSDCDRLLHTQCGTPAYVSPEILSGKKRHGYDGAKADIWSCGVILFVLNAGYLPFNDSNLISLYRKIYCGHHRCPRWTSPDLRRLIARLLDPNPATRISIDGILHDSWFAKGLDADQKAALMRPLADDSKPHHRRLSGGELNAFDLISFSSGLDLSGFFTEGIPDCERFVVVGGAADRMVERVEQVGKSEGLVVRREGEKGSAVVIERQNGELVVRVEVHRLLGDMAVVELEKGGTAGSIWNEKLRPHWELPVIARWLAV, translated from the coding sequence ATGGCCGAACACGTCGCCGGTGCTCCGCCTCCGGCCAAGATCATTTTCGGCACCTACGAGCTGGGACGCCTCCTAGGCCGCGGCGCCTCCGCCAAGGTCTACCACGCCCGCCACCTCCCTTCCGGCCAGTCTGTCGCTATCAAGGTTTTCCCTAAACCCCGACGCACAGCCGCCGCTTCCGCCTCCGACTCTTTCATAAGGGAGATCTCCGCTCTCCGCCACCTTCGCCACCGCCACATCGTCCGCCTCCGCGAGGTCCTTGCCTCCCGCTCCACGGTCTACCTCGTCCTCGACTTCGCCAAGGGCGGCCAGCTCTTCTCCCGCGTCGAGGACCGTGGGCGCCTTCCGGAGGACCTCTCCCGCCGGCTCTTCCGCCAGCTGATTTCCGCCGTCGCCTACTCCCACTCCCGCGGCGTGTTCCACCGGGACCTTAAGCCGGAGAATCTCCTGCTAGACGATGCCGGCGACCTCAAGGTCTCTGATTTCGGATTCGCCGCTCTCCGGCCATCCTCCGACTGCGACCGACTCCTCCACACCCAATGCGGGACGCCGGCATACGTATCGCCGGAGATCCTTTCGGGGAAGAAAAGGCACGGATACGACGGGGCGAAAGCAGACATTTGGTCTTGCGGCGTGATCCTCTTCGTGCTCAACGCCGGCTACCTCCCTTTCAATGACTCCAACCTCATATCCCTCTACCGCAAGATCTACTGCGGGCACCACCGCTGTCCGCGGTGGACCTCGCCCGACCTCCGCCGCCTAATCGCCCGCCTCCTCGACCCCAACCCGGCCACCCGGATCTCAATCGACGGCATCCTCCACGACTCATGGTTCGCCAAGGGACTCGACGCGGATCAAAAGGCGGCACTGATGCGGCCGCTCGCCGACGACTCGAAGCCCCACCATCGCCGCCTAAGCGGCGGGGAGCTCAACGCCTTCGACCTCATCTCCTTCTCATCGGGGCTCGACTTATCTGGCTTCTTCACGGAGGGGATTCCGGACTGCGAGCGGTTCGTGGTGGTCGGTGGTGCGGCAGACAGGATGGTGGAGCGGGTGGAGCAGGTCGGAAAGAGCGAGGGTTTGGTAGTGAGGAGGGAAGGCGAGAAGGGGTCGGCGGTAGTAATTGAGAGGCAAAATGGGGAATTAGTGGTTAGGGTGGAGGTTCATCGGTTGCTCGGTGACATGGCGGTGGTAGAGCTGGAGAAGGGAGGAACCGCCGGAAGCATCTGGAACGAGAAGCTGAGGCCACATTGGGAGCTACCGGTGATAGCCCGTTGGCTAGCCGTCTAA
- the LOC121996074 gene encoding uncharacterized protein LOC121996074 produces the protein MKRVGKFRSIKDTSSSFPPPCPSFPVDYGVSPCAVPFSWESQPGTPRHTHSTRTGLHPLLTPPPSYYNTNSSRSSKKKTCKSELMHIVNFHCLWPFSSSSSSSSSSSSASSGCCRRPVW, from the coding sequence ATGAAACGGGTTGGCAAATTCCGGTCCATCAAGgacacctcctcctccttcccgCCACCCTGCCCTTCCTTCCCAGTCGACTACGGGGTGAGTCCTTGTGCCGTGCCCTTCTCTTGGGAGTCGCAGCCCGGGACTCCCAGGCACACCCACTCCACCCGCACCGGCCTGCACCCTCTCCTTACGCCACCCCCTTCCTACTACAACACCAACAGCAGCAGGTCGTCCAAGAAGAAAACTTGCAAGTCGGAGCTCATGCATATCGTCAACTTCCACTGCCTGTggcctttctcttcttcttcctcctcttcatcttcatcgtcGTCTGCCAGCTCCGGGTGTTGCAGAAGGCCAGTGTGGTAG